The Apium graveolens cultivar Ventura chromosome 11, ASM990537v1, whole genome shotgun sequence genome has a window encoding:
- the LOC141695998 gene encoding uncharacterized protein LOC141695998, whose product MYDRHALAIEGKNYHAMLNDKQADIFETVVSNVRCKTGGLFFFYGYRGTGKTFLWKTIISNLRSEGKIVLAVASSGIASLLFEGGRTAHSRFKIPIDVNENSTCDIKQQSFLAELIVQYDLIIWDEAPMNHKFVFEAVDRSIRNLMHHKDKNNLNKPLRGKTVLLGGDFRQILPVLPKKGHEDIVMASVNKSYLWDDCIVFKLEKNMCIESGVPAVTIFGQKKPYADWVVGVGDGNVPSVASVEGSEPCWAEIPPELHLDPEDDGKRVIIDTVYAELCDSPKNSDYYRDRAILTPLNEDVDLINKEVIKRFKEYLNSFKIGGIPNHELELKIGAPIVLLRNLAPNKGLCNGTRLIVTQLCARVIEGVIISGNHIGEKTFIPRICMRPIDTTLPFVFRRVQFPVSLCYAMTINKSQGQTLKFVGLYLPDPVFSHGPFYVGISRVITPLGLHIVCEEKNHPLVGMTKNVVYHEVFTNL is encoded by the exons ATGTATGATAGGCATGCATTGGCTATTGAAGGAAAAAATTACCATGCTATGTTAAATGACAAACAAGCAGATATTTTTGAGACAGTTGTGAGCAATGTTAGGTGTAAAACCGGGGGTTTATTTTTCTTTTATGGATATAGAGGTACAGGAAAGACTTTCCTATGGAAAACTATAATAAGTAATCTTAGGTCAGAAGGAAAAATAGTGCTTGCAGTTGCATCTTCTGGCATTGCATCACTATTATTTGAAGGTGGTCGAACTGCACATTCCAGATTTAAGATACCAATTGATGTGAATGAGAATAGCACATGTGATATAAAACAACAATCATTTTTGGCCGAACTCATTGTGCAATATGATTTGATAATTTGGGACGAGGCTCCAATGAACCATAAATTTGTCTTTGAAGCTGTTGATCGGTCAATTCGTAATCTAATGCATCATAAAGATAAGAACAACCTAAACAAACCATTGAGAGGAAAAACAGTTTTATTGGGGGGTGATTTCAGGCAAATACTTCCTGTTTTGCCAAAAAAAGGACACGAAGATATTGTGATGGCATCTGTAAATAAATCATATTTATGGGATGATTGTATAGTTTTTAAATTGGAGAAAAATATGTGCATAGAATCTGGTGTCCCGGCAGTTACAATTTTCGGACAAAAAAAACCATATGCTGATTGGGTAGTTGGTGTTGGCGATGGAAATGTTCCATCAGTTGCATCTGTTGAAGGGAGTGAACCTTGCTGGGCAGAAATTCCTCCTGAGCTTCACCTTGATCCAGAAGATGACGGGAAAAGGGTAATTATTGATACTGTGTATGCTGAATTATGTGATAGCCCTAAAAACTCAGATTACTATAGGGATCGTGCCATCTTGACTCCCCTAAACGAAGATGTTGACCTTATTAATAAAGAGGTCATCAAGAGATTCAAAG AATATTTGAATTCTTTTAAAATTGGAGGTATACCAAATCATGAATTGGAACTTAAAATTGGAGCTCCGATCGTTCTTTTAAGAAATCTGGCTCCAAATAAGGGATTGTGTAATGGTACACGATTGATTGTGACTCAGTTATGTGCTCGAGTTATAGAGGGAGTTATAATAAGTGGCAATCATATTGGTGAAAAAACTTTTATTCCTAGAATTTGTATGAGGCCAATAGATACAACACTTCCTTTTGTATTTAGAAGAGTGCAGTTCCCCGTATCCTTGTGCTATGCAATGACAATAAATAAAAGTCAAGGGCAGACCCTCAAGTTTGTCGGATTATATCTGCCAGACCCTGTTTTTAGCCATGGACCGTTTTATGTAGGGATATCGAGAGTGATTACACCATTAGGGTTGCATATAGTATGTGAAGAGAAAAACCACCCATTAGTTGGCATGACCAAAAATGTTGTTTATCACGAGGTTTTTACTAACTTGTGA